One window of Cohnella hashimotonis genomic DNA carries:
- a CDS encoding carbohydrate ABC transporter permease: MIREYSAASRLFTAFIYIAVGLFALVTIIPFIHLIAASLTTAEELREKSFILFPRVISWDSYAYILSTNTVLRSMGVTVLITVTGTFVNIAMTTLMAYPLAHKTLLGRDRIMLLVLFTMIFSGGMIPSFILVKQLGMLNTYSSVIIPGAINAFNLIVIKNFFQQLPDGLEESAKMDGASHPYILARIVIPLSLPAIATFSLFYAVGHWNAFLAPILYLNDPDKWPVQVLMRQIVILSQGGVGDATDMGPDFVLPPEQTLKSAVIVFANLPILLVYPFLQKHFAKGVLLGSVKG; the protein is encoded by the coding sequence ATGATCCGCGAGTATAGTGCGGCAAGCAGGCTGTTTACCGCATTCATTTACATCGCCGTCGGTTTATTCGCGCTGGTAACGATCATCCCCTTCATTCATCTGATCGCGGCTTCCCTCACGACGGCAGAGGAGCTTCGGGAAAAATCGTTTATTTTGTTTCCTCGCGTCATTTCCTGGGATTCCTACGCTTACATTCTCAGCACGAATACGGTCCTCCGCAGCATGGGGGTTACGGTGCTGATCACCGTGACGGGAACGTTCGTGAATATTGCCATGACCACGCTCATGGCCTATCCGCTGGCGCACAAGACCCTGCTGGGCCGGGACCGCATCATGCTCCTCGTGCTGTTTACCATGATATTCAGCGGCGGCATGATTCCGTCTTTTATCCTGGTCAAGCAGCTGGGCATGCTTAACACTTACTCGTCGGTCATTATTCCCGGCGCCATCAACGCTTTTAATCTCATCGTCATTAAAAACTTCTTTCAGCAGCTGCCCGACGGTCTCGAAGAATCGGCCAAGATGGACGGCGCGAGCCATCCTTATATTTTGGCCCGGATCGTGATACCGCTGTCCCTGCCCGCCATCGCCACGTTCTCCCTGTTTTATGCGGTGGGCCATTGGAACGCGTTTCTGGCGCCGATTCTTTATCTGAACGATCCCGATAAGTGGCCGGTGCAGGTGCTGATGCGGCAGATCGTCATCCTGTCCCAAGGGGGCGTGGGCGACGCCACGGACATGGGCCCGGACTTCGTGCTTCCGCCGGAGCAGACGCTCAAATCCGCGGTCATCGTTTTCGCCAATCTGCCGATCCTCCTGGTCTATCCGTTTTTGCAGAAGCACTTCGCCAAGGGCGTGCTGTTGGGCTCGGTAAAAGGCTGA
- a CDS encoding ABC transporter permease — translation MVRMDYWLYLMLLPGLLYFLVFKYIPMWGVLLAFKDYQPFSGFWGSPWVGFKHFERFFTDPSFWILFRNTFIIAFYNLVFFFPLPIIVALMLNEIKNETFKRLAQTFIYVPHFFSWVVISGITYIMLTTEGGIVNQVIEFFGGEKINFLLSENWFRTIITSQAIWKETGWGTIIFLAALAGVDPSLYEAARMDGANRFKQLLHITLPAIRSTIVILLILRLGNFLHLGFEQIYLMLNGMNRDVGEIFDTYIYTNGIQRGLFSYTTAVGLFNSLVGLVLIVISNKLAKKFGEEGVY, via the coding sequence ATGGTCAGGATGGACTATTGGCTCTACCTGATGCTGCTCCCGGGACTCTTATATTTTCTCGTATTCAAATATATCCCGATGTGGGGCGTGCTGCTGGCCTTTAAGGATTACCAGCCGTTCAGCGGCTTCTGGGGCAGCCCTTGGGTGGGTTTCAAGCATTTTGAGCGTTTTTTCACGGATCCTTCCTTCTGGATTCTGTTCCGCAACACGTTCATTATCGCCTTCTATAATCTGGTCTTCTTTTTCCCGCTGCCCATCATCGTCGCGCTGATGCTCAACGAGATCAAGAACGAGACGTTCAAGCGTCTGGCCCAGACCTTCATTTATGTACCTCACTTCTTCTCCTGGGTGGTCATATCGGGCATCACCTACATCATGCTGACCACGGAGGGCGGCATTGTTAATCAGGTCATCGAATTTTTCGGCGGGGAGAAGATCAATTTTCTGCTGAGCGAGAATTGGTTTCGCACCATTATTACTTCCCAGGCGATCTGGAAGGAAACGGGCTGGGGCACGATCATTTTCCTGGCAGCGCTGGCAGGCGTGGATCCCTCCTTGTACGAGGCGGCGCGGATGGACGGCGCCAACCGGTTCAAGCAGCTCCTGCACATTACGCTTCCCGCCATTCGCAGCACAATCGTCATTCTGTTGATTCTCCGGCTGGGCAACTTCCTTCATCTCGGCTTCGAGCAGATCTATCTGATGCTGAACGGCATGAACCGGGACGTAGGGGAAATCTTCGATACTTATATCTACACCAACGGCATTCAGCGCGGCTTGTTCAGCTATACGACGGCCGTCGGACTGTTCAATTCCCTGGTGGGGCTGGTGCTGATCGTCATTTCCAATAAGCTTGCCAAAAAATTCGGCGAAGAAGGCGTGTACTAG
- a CDS encoding helix-turn-helix domain-containing protein, translated as MRPLRSRYYHKLILFAVCLITLPVAVVGGFSYYRSSDTIQEKVNGSSLQLLMLTRQQVEQILVTADNALTQLASSSTLSKALNNDVSALNRSDNVQLINDLREGMGRIKLHDSGTGEVKFVQLRYAWSLSTTFGFVKYDPEERDWRDAVRLKKGAYWTIGEQAISYVKPLPAVSLDPSAVVSLSIPYADISRYLTPRQEMGMPFVYDREFHMIHDQLPLADEQLPDLDRYAKQIEDTGLQQGLIPVRVNGESYNIIFTKSDYNGGWTYASFISVREMTKEAEAIKWFTLAVCLLVVTAGVALSLPGTRSIYVPVRRLYDQVVVAPGRGKPVEVKDEFEEIGEKVRHILLSEKRLNSELEHQRKQLNDFLMLKLFLGEARPKEIEDKLGANASQWAEMNVVVVAIDTWEGTRYGESDRNLLLFAAGNIVSDLVMPEHRLLAPIVSDQSILFLFGSAFDSREAHGQLLDSLTGSIQQMIKAYLKLQTSIGISRAFHSLSGAGRAYKEALNALDYRIKLGYESVLYMDDVSLSRRTVPEYPEMLKNELVDAIKLYDRERACGLLRQFSAEIFSNPMSNREYRMMMIVLLADLLKLLREFGELPQALFGEEKSLFDQVFELRTPDEMIQWFNERLIIPAIGLLEEMKATRHRSISSELIRMVQEEYDTDLTLEACASRLHYHPDYVRHVFRREAGMPFGEYLALHRLSVAKTWLAETSMKIAEIAERLQYTNSQNFIRYFRKMEGMTPGQYRNAQYDEYDADRR; from the coding sequence ATGAGGCCGTTGCGTTCGCGATATTACCACAAGCTGATCCTGTTTGCCGTATGCCTGATTACGCTGCCTGTCGCCGTGGTCGGCGGCTTTTCCTATTATCGTTCTTCCGATACGATCCAGGAAAAGGTGAATGGCAGCTCCTTGCAGCTGTTGATGCTCACCAGACAGCAGGTGGAGCAGATTCTGGTAACAGCCGATAATGCCCTGACGCAGCTCGCGTCCAGCTCCACGCTCTCCAAAGCGCTGAACAACGACGTATCCGCGCTGAACCGCAGCGACAACGTTCAGCTGATCAATGACCTGCGGGAAGGAATGGGCCGGATCAAGCTCCATGACAGCGGCACGGGAGAAGTGAAGTTCGTGCAGTTGCGCTATGCCTGGAGTCTGTCCACGACCTTCGGCTTTGTCAAATACGATCCGGAGGAGCGGGATTGGCGGGATGCCGTTCGTTTAAAAAAAGGCGCGTACTGGACCATCGGCGAGCAGGCAATCAGTTATGTCAAGCCGCTGCCGGCTGTATCCTTGGACCCTTCCGCCGTCGTGAGCCTGAGCATACCATACGCCGACATCAGCCGTTATCTGACTCCCCGACAGGAGATGGGGATGCCGTTCGTTTATGACCGGGAATTTCATATGATCCATGACCAGCTGCCGCTGGCCGATGAGCAATTGCCGGATTTGGACCGCTATGCGAAGCAGATCGAAGACACCGGGCTTCAGCAAGGGTTGATACCCGTGCGCGTGAACGGCGAGAGCTACAATATTATTTTCACCAAATCGGATTATAACGGGGGATGGACTTACGCATCCTTCATCTCCGTCAGGGAGATGACGAAGGAAGCGGAAGCCATCAAGTGGTTCACGCTAGCGGTCTGTCTGCTGGTGGTGACTGCCGGCGTTGCGCTTTCCCTTCCGGGCACCAGAAGCATTTACGTGCCGGTAAGGCGCTTGTACGACCAGGTTGTCGTCGCTCCGGGGCGCGGCAAGCCCGTCGAGGTCAAGGATGAATTCGAAGAGATCGGCGAGAAGGTCAGGCATATCCTCCTCAGCGAGAAACGTTTGAACAGCGAATTGGAGCATCAGCGCAAGCAGCTTAACGACTTTCTGATGCTGAAGCTTTTCCTGGGAGAAGCCAGACCGAAGGAGATCGAAGACAAACTGGGAGCGAACGCGTCGCAGTGGGCCGAAATGAATGTCGTCGTGGTCGCGATCGACACGTGGGAGGGGACGCGTTACGGCGAGAGCGACCGAAACCTGCTGTTGTTCGCAGCCGGCAATATCGTGTCCGACCTGGTCATGCCCGAGCACCGGCTGCTTGCGCCCATCGTCTCTGACCAGTCCATTCTGTTTCTCTTCGGCAGCGCATTCGACTCCCGCGAAGCGCATGGACAGCTGCTGGACAGCCTTACCGGGAGCATTCAGCAGATGATCAAAGCCTACCTGAAGCTGCAAACGAGCATCGGCATCAGCCGCGCCTTCCACAGCCTGTCGGGGGCCGGCAGAGCTTACAAAGAGGCGCTGAACGCGCTTGATTATCGCATCAAGCTCGGATATGAATCCGTTCTGTATATGGATGACGTGTCGCTGAGCCGGCGTACGGTTCCGGAGTATCCTGAAATGCTGAAGAACGAACTGGTCGACGCCATCAAGCTTTATGACCGTGAACGGGCTTGCGGGCTGCTTCGGCAGTTTTCCGCGGAAATCTTCAGCAACCCGATGTCGAATCGCGAGTACCGGATGATGATGATCGTGCTCCTGGCCGATCTCCTGAAGCTGCTGCGGGAATTCGGCGAGCTGCCGCAGGCTCTGTTCGGGGAGGAAAAATCGCTGTTCGACCAGGTATTCGAGCTGCGGACGCCGGACGAGATGATCCAATGGTTCAACGAACGCCTCATTATTCCCGCGATCGGGCTGCTGGAGGAAATGAAGGCGACCCGGCACCGCAGCATCTCCAGCGAACTGATCCGCATGGTTCAGGAGGAATACGATACCGATCTGACCTTGGAGGCATGCGCATCCCGTCTCCACTATCATCCCGATTATGTCCGGCATGTCTTCCGGCGCGAGGCCGGCATGCCCTTCGGCGAATATCTGGCCTTGCACAGGCTGAGCGTCGCCAAGACGTGGCTGGCGGAGACCTCCATGAAAATAGCCGAGATCGCGGAAAGGCTGCAGTATACGAACTCTCAGAACTTTATCCGGTACTTCAGGAAAATGGAGGGGATGACGCCGGGACAATACCGCAATGCCCAATACGACGAATACGACGCGGACCGCCGATAA
- a CDS encoding sporulation histidine kinase inhibitor Sda has translation MNQSYHSLHLVPRHSSENPIPPSHTFNDDSSHMIARTLKDKASLLRPLKDEHLLEVYREAKKMNLSNEFIELLEDAIELRNLEHRLKA, from the coding sequence ATGAACCAATCTTATCATTCCTTGCACTTGGTGCCGCGTCACTCATCCGAGAACCCGATCCCGCCGTCCCATACTTTTAACGATGATTCAAGCCATATGATCGCACGTACGCTTAAGGATAAAGCCTCCCTGCTCCGCCCGCTCAAGGACGAGCATCTGCTTGAGGTTTATCGCGAAGCGAAAAAAATGAACTTGTCCAACGAGTTCATCGAGCTGTTGGAGGATGCCATTGAACTGCGCAACCTCGAGCACCGCCTCAAGGCTTAA
- a CDS encoding MerR family transcriptional regulator — MRYTVKEMSALSKVTIKALHHYHKIGLLVPAEVSEAGYRLYGQEEIERLQEILFYRELEFPLEEIKRLLAGAPDRLHILENQRELIRERQRRMERLSVTLEASIVSAREGAALPAAELFAGFGTAEEWEAALAEQRRHLKETYDFELPGAEAIDPIKLNRQAAEAARFMESMANALREGRAHDDKGVHSQIERHLAARAEEGQAVSPDDYAAQTHFFLGDAFHRGMLESMQIGLSYFMCLAAESYSQAARRTP, encoded by the coding sequence ATGCGATATACGGTAAAGGAAATGTCGGCATTGTCGAAAGTAACGATCAAGGCGCTTCATCATTATCACAAGATCGGCTTGCTCGTACCGGCGGAGGTCAGCGAGGCGGGCTACCGGCTATACGGCCAGGAGGAGATCGAGCGGCTGCAGGAGATTTTGTTCTACAGAGAGCTGGAATTTCCGCTTGAGGAGATCAAGCGGTTGTTGGCCGGGGCGCCGGATCGTCTGCATATCCTTGAAAATCAACGCGAGCTTATTCGAGAGCGACAGCGGCGCATGGAGCGTCTGTCCGTCACGCTGGAGGCTTCGATCGTGTCGGCGCGGGAGGGGGCTGCTCTGCCGGCTGCTGAATTGTTTGCCGGATTCGGCACGGCGGAGGAATGGGAAGCGGCGCTGGCGGAGCAGCGGCGGCATCTGAAGGAAACGTACGACTTTGAGCTGCCCGGCGCAGAGGCGATCGACCCCATAAAGCTGAATCGACAAGCAGCCGAGGCGGCGAGGTTTATGGAGAGCATGGCAAACGCGCTTCGCGAAGGACGCGCACATGACGATAAAGGAGTGCATTCACAAATCGAACGTCACCTGGCTGCACGCGCGGAGGAGGGGCAGGCTGTAAGCCCGGACGATTATGCGGCGCAGACCCATTTTTTCCTAGGCGATGCTTTCCACCGGGGGATGCTGGAGTCAATGCAGATCGGCCTGTCCTACTTTATGTGCCTTGCCGCGGAATCCTATTCGCAAGCTGCTCGTCGCACGCCATGA
- a CDS encoding SIMPL domain-containing protein, translating to MGKRTVQVALLAVTMVAAGWFGATKLGADQALAETTGTVQAANVQNAVTVGAEGSIKVDPDVAYLSFGVDARGKTAQEAQQASAAKFAAVEKTLYDTYKIDKKDVQTTNFGVQPEYNYTEKDGQVLKGYLATHSVRVAYRDLAGIGKLLDAVSAAGANRVDGVQFGTEKQDQYELDALKKAMTNAGAKASVLATSASRTLGPVINIVQGNAANVPIVTANFDQMKMATASAAGVSSSVQSGQIEISASVTVQYQLK from the coding sequence ATGGGTAAAAGGACCGTGCAAGTGGCATTACTGGCCGTAACGATGGTAGCTGCAGGTTGGTTCGGAGCGACGAAGCTGGGGGCGGATCAAGCATTGGCGGAGACAACAGGCACCGTACAAGCGGCAAACGTTCAAAACGCAGTGACGGTAGGGGCCGAGGGCTCGATAAAGGTGGACCCGGACGTGGCTTACTTGAGCTTCGGCGTAGACGCGCGAGGCAAGACGGCGCAGGAGGCCCAGCAGGCCTCGGCGGCGAAGTTCGCGGCAGTCGAGAAGACGCTGTACGACACGTACAAGATCGATAAGAAGGACGTGCAGACGACAAACTTCGGCGTGCAGCCGGAGTACAACTATACGGAAAAGGATGGCCAGGTGCTTAAGGGCTATCTTGCGACGCATTCGGTGCGCGTCGCTTACCGCGACCTCGCCGGCATCGGCAAGCTGCTGGACGCGGTATCCGCGGCAGGCGCGAACCGGGTGGACGGCGTGCAGTTCGGCACGGAGAAGCAGGACCAATATGAGCTCGATGCGTTGAAGAAGGCGATGACCAATGCAGGCGCGAAGGCTTCGGTACTCGCGACGTCGGCCAGCCGCACACTGGGACCGGTCATCAACATCGTGCAGGGCAACGCGGCGAACGTGCCGATCGTCACTGCCAACTTCGATCAGATGAAGATGGCCACGGCATCCGCTGCAGGAGTCTCATCCTCCGTGCAAAGCGGACAGATCGAGATTTCGGCGAGCGTGACGGTGCAGTACCAATTGAAGTAA
- a CDS encoding HPr family phosphocarrier protein, whose amino-acid sequence MTRQPVVVRLKTGLHARPAALFVQEANKFSSDVFVEKEDKRVNAKSIMGIMSLAISSGTEVSISAEGSDAEQAVTALVQLVSKEELENQ is encoded by the coding sequence ATGACGAGACAGCCGGTTGTTGTTCGGCTTAAGACGGGGCTTCACGCCAGACCGGCGGCCTTATTCGTGCAAGAAGCCAATAAATTCTCCTCTGACGTGTTCGTGGAGAAGGAAGACAAGCGCGTGAACGCGAAGAGCATCATGGGTATCATGAGTCTGGCGATCAGCTCGGGCACTGAAGTATCCATTAGTGCGGAAGGTTCGGACGCAGAGCAAGCTGTAACCGCTTTAGTCCAACTGGTCAGCAAGGAAGAGCTGGAGAACCAATAA
- the whiA gene encoding DNA-binding protein WhiA: protein MSFAAQTKKELTLVESEGCCDIAELSALIRMNGSVSLTNKRIVLDISTENAAIARRIYTLMKRHYPVPTELLVRKKMRLKKNNVYIVRVPAGVEQLLGELKIASAGFQFNSDIDKDLVRKPCCKKAYLRGAFLAGGSVNNPEGSSYHLEIASMYEEHCKALVDLANKFHLNARFIERKKGFILYIKEGEKIIEFLSIIGAHQALFKFEDVRIMRDMRNSVNRIVNCETANLNKTIGAAVRQIDNIKLLQKEVGLENIPDKLREVAEIRLMHPDMNLKEVGDMLKGQVSKSGVNHRLRKIDEWAEKIRGGAL from the coding sequence GTGTCGTTCGCCGCGCAGACCAAAAAAGAATTGACGCTCGTGGAGTCCGAAGGCTGCTGCGATATCGCCGAGCTGTCGGCGCTAATCCGGATGAACGGCTCGGTGTCGCTGACCAACAAGCGAATCGTGCTCGACATTTCCACTGAAAACGCGGCCATCGCCCGGCGTATTTATACTTTGATGAAGCGGCACTATCCCGTGCCGACCGAGCTGCTCGTACGCAAAAAGATGCGGCTCAAGAAAAACAACGTCTACATCGTTCGCGTGCCTGCAGGCGTCGAGCAGCTGCTCGGCGAGCTGAAGATCGCGAGCGCCGGCTTCCAGTTCAATTCGGATATCGACAAGGATCTCGTGCGCAAGCCTTGCTGCAAAAAAGCTTACCTGCGCGGCGCCTTCCTCGCCGGCGGATCCGTGAACAATCCGGAGGGCTCGTCTTACCATCTGGAGATCGCCTCCATGTACGAGGAGCACTGCAAGGCGCTCGTGGATCTCGCGAACAAGTTTCACCTCAACGCCAGGTTCATCGAACGCAAGAAGGGCTTCATTTTGTACATCAAGGAAGGCGAGAAAATCATCGAGTTCCTCAGCATCATCGGCGCGCACCAGGCCCTGTTCAAGTTCGAGGACGTACGCATCATGCGGGACATGCGCAATTCGGTTAACCGGATCGTGAACTGCGAGACCGCGAATCTCAACAAGACGATCGGAGCCGCCGTCCGCCAGATCGATAACATCAAGCTGCTGCAAAAGGAAGTCGGACTCGAGAACATACCCGACAAGCTGCGCGAGGTCGCGGAGATCCGGCTTATGCATCCCGATATGAACCTGAAGGAAGTCGGGGATATGCTGAAGGGACAGGTCAGCAAATCCGGCGTCAATCACCGGCTTCGCAAAATCGACGAATGGGCCGAAAAAATACGGGGCGGGGCTTTATAA
- a CDS encoding gluconeogenesis factor YvcK family protein, whose product MAKAGQGARKARIVVIGGGTGLSVMLRGLKQKPLDITAIVTVADDGGSSGILRSELQMPPPGDIRNVLTALADTEPLLADMLSYRFMGGAGLAGHSLGNLILAAMTDISGDFVAGVRELSRVLAVRGRVLPAANQAILLKAEMEDGSIVEGESQIPKSGLAIRRVFIEPADVEPLEEAVEAIAEADAILIGPGSLYTSIMPNLLVPKLAEAILNAQAVKIFVCNVMTQPGETDNYSVGDHLHAIHAHIGHHLFDYVIVNNGEIPPQVHSMYAEQGSAAVHLDLDEVERRGYKVIADRLVLFRTYLRHDAAKLSEHIYQLVEDWMLRKE is encoded by the coding sequence ATGGCTAAGGCGGGGCAGGGCGCCAGGAAAGCCCGGATCGTCGTCATCGGCGGCGGTACGGGATTGTCCGTTATGCTCCGGGGACTCAAGCAAAAGCCCCTCGACATCACCGCGATCGTCACAGTAGCCGACGACGGGGGGAGCTCGGGCATTCTGCGCTCGGAGCTGCAGATGCCGCCGCCGGGAGATATCCGCAACGTGCTCACCGCGCTTGCGGATACCGAGCCGCTTCTGGCCGACATGCTTTCCTACCGCTTCATGGGCGGCGCGGGATTGGCCGGTCACAGCTTGGGCAATCTGATATTGGCGGCGATGACCGACATCTCGGGCGATTTTGTCGCCGGGGTCAGAGAGCTGAGCCGGGTGCTTGCGGTGCGGGGACGCGTGCTGCCTGCCGCCAATCAGGCGATCCTCCTGAAGGCCGAGATGGAGGACGGCAGCATCGTCGAGGGAGAGTCGCAAATTCCGAAGTCCGGACTTGCGATCAGACGCGTCTTCATCGAGCCGGCCGACGTTGAGCCGCTCGAGGAAGCGGTCGAGGCGATCGCCGAGGCCGACGCGATTCTGATCGGTCCGGGCAGCCTGTACACGAGCATTATGCCCAACCTGCTCGTGCCCAAGCTCGCGGAGGCGATCCTGAACGCGCAGGCCGTCAAGATTTTCGTATGCAACGTCATGACGCAGCCCGGAGAAACCGACAACTACTCGGTCGGCGACCACCTCCATGCGATTCATGCGCATATCGGCCATCATTTATTCGACTATGTTATCGTGAACAACGGGGAGATCCCCCCGCAAGTGCACAGCATGTATGCGGAGCAGGGCTCGGCGGCCGTCCATCTGGACCTGGACGAGGTGGAGCGGCGCGGTTACAAAGTGATCGCCGACCGCCTGGTGCTGTTCCGGACCTATCTGCGCCATGACGCCGCGAAGCTGAGCGAGCATATCTACCAGCTGGTGGAGGACTGGATGCTGAGAAAGGAGTGA
- the rapZ gene encoding RNase adapter RapZ → MDTTNSTVSRPTLVIITGMSGAGKTIAVQSMEDLGFFCVDNLPPVLIPKFAELIDQSQGRIGKVALVIDLRGREFFTALSESLNYIREHYTLHYEILFLDATDSVLVQRYKETRRRHPLAPEGMPLEGIHAERKLLEDLKGWATQVIDTSSIKPAQLKDKIISRFTEEGRNSLAVNVTSFGFKYGVPIDADLIFDVRFLPNPHYVENLRPKTGQDAEVYDYVMKWPETQTFLAKLLDMLQYLIPLYHKEGKSQVVIGIGCTGGKHRSVALAEYLGRMLSAGETEAVRVSHRDAERDRHG, encoded by the coding sequence GTGGACACTACGAACTCGACGGTATCAAGGCCGACGCTCGTCATCATCACGGGGATGTCGGGCGCGGGCAAGACGATCGCGGTGCAGAGCATGGAGGATCTCGGCTTTTTTTGCGTCGATAACCTGCCGCCGGTGCTCATTCCGAAGTTTGCCGAGCTTATCGATCAATCCCAAGGCCGTATCGGCAAAGTCGCGCTCGTCATCGACCTCCGCGGCCGGGAGTTTTTCACGGCGCTGTCCGAGTCGCTGAACTATATTCGCGAGCACTATACGCTGCACTACGAGATCCTGTTTCTCGACGCGACCGATTCGGTACTCGTCCAACGCTACAAGGAGACTCGCCGCAGGCATCCGCTCGCGCCAGAAGGGATGCCGCTCGAAGGCATCCATGCCGAGCGCAAGCTTCTTGAGGATCTCAAGGGCTGGGCGACGCAGGTCATCGACACGAGCAGCATCAAGCCTGCCCAGCTCAAAGACAAGATCATCTCAAGGTTCACCGAAGAAGGCCGCAATTCGCTGGCCGTCAACGTCACGTCGTTCGGCTTCAAGTATGGCGTGCCGATCGACGCGGATCTGATTTTCGACGTGCGCTTTTTGCCGAATCCGCATTACGTGGAAAATCTGCGGCCCAAGACGGGGCAGGATGCCGAAGTTTACGACTACGTCATGAAGTGGCCGGAAACGCAGACGTTTCTCGCCAAGCTGCTCGATATGCTGCAGTATCTTATCCCGCTGTACCACAAGGAAGGCAAGAGCCAGGTCGTCATCGGCATCGGCTGCACCGGCGGCAAGCACCGCTCCGTCGCGCTCGCAGAGTATCTCGGCCGCATGCTGAGCGCAGGCGAGACCGAGGCAGTCCGCGTCAGCCACCGCGACGCAGAGAGAGACCGTCATGGCTAA
- a CDS encoding ROK family glucokinase: MSQSLYVGVDLGGTTIKIGLCNHLGELLRTYEGPTETELGTDRILDNIAAYVHSLVPPGTPEWEQVHGIGIGIAGFLDIPGGVIKFSANLPFRQVPVRHIMEEKLGKPVKINNDANVAALGEVWGGAGRGVHNCVCYTLGTGVGGGIIVNGRLIEGFNGMAGELGHISIVPDLEAIQCGCGQMGCLETVSSATGIIRMANDAVARGDRTSLSLVDKIMAKDVFDAAKAGDEVSQRIVARAAFYLGKSMAALAVIVNPQRFIIGGGVSKAGEYLFEQIRETFEKFSTDTAKEGVDIVPAELGNNAGVVGAAGLFLYA; encoded by the coding sequence ATGTCTCAATCGCTATACGTTGGCGTCGACCTGGGCGGCACGACGATCAAGATTGGTCTTTGCAACCACCTCGGCGAGCTTCTGCGGACCTATGAAGGACCGACCGAGACCGAGCTCGGCACCGACCGCATTTTGGACAATATCGCGGCTTACGTGCATTCGCTCGTGCCTCCCGGCACGCCGGAGTGGGAGCAGGTTCACGGCATCGGCATCGGCATTGCCGGCTTCCTCGACATTCCGGGCGGTGTCATCAAGTTCTCCGCGAACCTGCCTTTCCGGCAAGTGCCGGTCCGGCATATCATGGAGGAGAAGCTCGGCAAGCCGGTCAAGATCAACAACGACGCCAACGTTGCCGCGTTGGGCGAAGTGTGGGGCGGCGCAGGCCGCGGCGTGCATAATTGCGTGTGCTACACGCTCGGCACCGGCGTCGGCGGCGGCATCATCGTGAACGGCCGGCTGATCGAGGGCTTTAACGGCATGGCGGGCGAGCTGGGCCATATCTCCATCGTCCCCGATCTTGAGGCCATCCAGTGCGGCTGCGGCCAGATGGGGTGCCTCGAGACGGTATCGTCGGCGACCGGCATCATCCGCATGGCGAACGACGCCGTGGCGCGCGGCGACCGGACTTCGCTGTCGCTCGTCGACAAGATCATGGCGAAGGACGTATTCGACGCTGCGAAGGCGGGGGACGAAGTGTCTCAGCGCATCGTGGCGCGGGCGGCCTTCTACCTGGGCAAGTCGATGGCGGCGCTCGCGGTCATCGTCAATCCGCAGCGGTTCATCATCGGCGGCGGCGTGAGCAAGGCCGGCGAATATCTGTTCGAGCAGATCCGCGAGACGTTCGAGAAGTTCTCCACGGATACGGCGAAGGAAGGCGTGGACATCGTTCCTGCCGAGCTGGGCAACAATGCCGGCGTCGTCGGCGCGGCCGGACTTTTCTTATACGCTTAA